Genomic segment of Populus nigra chromosome 6, ddPopNigr1.1, whole genome shotgun sequence:
GTGTGGGCTCATAGATTTACGCAATGGTGATTgggtcagttttttttttattattattaatttgaatatttaagACAATTtatatatctcaattaattttactattaataaaattaaaaactatataaatttttaatatttttaagatttttaggattcaaattaataatttttaaaaaataaatataatacatAATGAGTTGAGTTACCCGTtggttcctctctctctctctctctctctctctctctcatatctGTAATGTATTACACTGTAGATGGAGCTTTGTATACAAGATCTTGCCTCTCGATGATCAAGATGCGGTGAGGGTCAATGAAACAACGACAACAACAAAACTATAAGAAACCTCACGGCCAAACAGAaaagctaaaagaaagaaaaaaagaagttgatttCAGAAAGCAAAgagcttttctttcttcttctttctatcTTTCTCCATGTTCTCCCAAGCAAAGAGCTcttagctctctctctctctctctctctctacccattttctttcttttatcatcAGTAAAGCTGAAAACCCCACTACACCAAAAATACTCCAAACACCTGTACAGCTAAAGATTGATTTGTTTCACTTCACCTCCAACAGCATATAGTCACCAAAACCCCCACCCATGCTAGACAGCATCACCACTTCAACTGCTCCTTCTCCTTCCTCTGATCCCTTCACGAGTTCCTTAGATAATGGGCTcaccaataaaagaaaaagaaaacctgcAGGCACACCAGGTAGGAGCACTCCAAggacaaaaaaacaagaataaccCCCATATCGAAACTCTCTATCCTTTGTGTATTCATCTCATTTCACTTCACTTCTTCTTTTGCAATCTAAGTCATGGGTTTTCTTTCTTATTCTAATCTGCTTAATTAATCCTTTTTCTtcgtttgttttaaaaaatagatccaGATGCAGAGGTTGTATCTCTAGCACCCAGGACCTTACTGGAATCAGACAGATATGTCTGTGAGATCTGTAACCAAGGGTTTCAAAGAGACCAGAACCTACAAATGCATAGGAGAAGGCACAAGGTACCATGGAAATTACTGAAAAGGGAGACACAAGAAGTGAAGAAGAGAGTTTATGTATGCCCTGAACCAAGCTGCTTACACCATGACCCTTGCCATGCTTTAGGAGATCTCGTTGGCATAAAGAAGCACTTTAGAAGGAAGCACAGTAATCACAAGCAGTGGGTTTGTGAGAAGTGCTCTAAAGGTTATGCTGTTCAGTCTGATTACAAAGCTCACCTCAAAACTTGTGGTACAAGAGGTCATTCTTGTGACTGTGGCCGTGTATTTTCCAGGTACTCTTCTTTTTGTCAAATAATCCAACCCTAAAAAATCCCCACGAGCATAAAAGGgcatgtttttccttttaggGATTTTCATCTTGCTGTTGGTTTTATGATAATGATCCCACCAGACAAATGCAagtctgtttttatttttctaaataatcttTTACTTGGCTGTACCAAATCCAAGAATGATTTCCATTTCTGTAGTACATGACTTCATGAATGCCTATATAAACGATCTAGGCCAACCAATGTCAGTTCAAGGAGCTGTGAGTGCATCACTGTTCCCCCAAGACAGTTTCCATTATAGAAGTAAAACCCAATTAATTACTTGTAGCACGGAAACAAACTGTGCGCTCGTTTTGCACACACAGACCCCATCccactttttttttgggttacatgtatttaatatataaacctTATATGGTCAATTGTACATATCCTGGAGCATTTTTATAATGCTTGTTTCTTAGCATCCCTACACGTAGAGAACCTTAATTATGCCTCCTTGACTTGGTTGTAATTGCCTACCTCGGCTATTAAAAGACACCAAGAATAATCCACGCCATTAATTAAACTTAACAATCACTTTCAACCAGTCACGTTCCTTGTCTTTTTAGGGTGGAGAGTTTCATCGAGCACCAAGATGCTTGCACAGTAAGGCGAGCCCAGCCTGAACTACAGGCATTGCAGCCGGCGCCCTGCTCATCCAGAACCGCCTCAAGCACCAGCCCTTCAAGTGATGCCAATTTTAGCATAGTTCCGTTACCAGGGATACCAATGTCAAAGGCAACCGAACCAGTTTACTTGTACTCGGATAGAAATGATGCATCTACTAGTCAGCAAGAACACAATCTTGAACTTCAGCTCCTACCATCTTCAAGCACTCACTTCCCACAAAATCCTGACGAGGGTTATGCTACAAATTTGAAGCTTTCAATAGGGTCAAGTgacagtttaaaaaaaaacgaacaaTTCAAGGCCATTATGGATCCAAGTGGCCCGAAAAGAACTTATGAATCTACACTAGAAGCAGCAAAGTTAGAGGAGTTTGCTAATGAACAGTTGAGGTTGGCTATAACTGAAAAGGCCTATGCTGAGGAGGCTAGGCAACATGCAAAGAGACAAATTGAGATGGCTGAGCTGGAATTTGCAAATGCGAAGAGGATAAGGCAACAAGCTCAAGCTGAGCTTGAAAAGGCTCAAGTTTTGAGAGAGCAAGCTACAAAGAAGATTAGCTCTACCATTATGCAAGTCACCTGCCAAGCTTGCAAGCTACAATTCAAACTATCAACGGCTGCTGCATCGGCAGACGAAACCTCCCTTGCTATGAGTTACATGTCCTCAGCAACTACTGAAGGGGACGGGGAGTGATACCCCAAAAATTTCTTGCAAACTGTATTAAGCAAAccttctctctttgttttgtttttatatatatttgttcattTAAATTGTCTGTTGtaacctgtaaaaaaaaaaaaaaactctctgcCTATATCAAACTTGGTGTTTTTGACTATTGTTATTGCTAGTTAACTAAACTGGGATGTGGGATGGTGTAACAGTACATTTGTACTGATTCAATATAAATATCTTCatttatttgaaagaaaaatagctAGCCAGACACCATTATATGAggtttcagtttgttttttttccctgagCAAGAATTATGAGGTTCCATACATAATGACCCGTATATATGCAGTGCAATATTTACAAGGAGATTCCAAGGAAAAAACTGATTCTTACAGTTACAGAGACCACAGAACTCATTCATACCATTGTACGTAAGACGACAGGATGTCTCGTGAATACCTCGCTTGATAAATTTGAAGTTTCTTAATTATAAGACCGAAATGCttcaaatctttgttttttttttttatgtacataTATACTCTCCTAACCCCATGCTTATTACTAATAAAGATGGAGAATTCTCTCCGGAGACATGATCATGAATAATATGATAGCTTCTATGCAAAAAACACCTCCTTGAGCATCCTTTTTTGCCTAGCTAATAATTAAGTAGTTTGTCAATTGGCATGTGACCGTTGGTTTGAATATGCATTTAATTACGTTTTGGATTCATATATAAAGAATAGAGTTGTGTCAACAAAAGGTGTAATCATGGGAGATGGAGGGAGCCGACTTAAAAATTACATTCATGGATCTACGATTCATGCACAGCTTTAAAGGGTGGTAAACTAAAGCATGCATTGTGAACTGTCTGCGCGACCCTTTCTTAGTATGTAATTATGCATGACATAAGGATTACTGGCAGTATGCCTCTAAGCTTAAGCGATTAGATTTCTTGGGACCATAGCTAGTATCAAATAGGAAGAGCCTTTCAAAGGACCCATTTTTTAACCCAAATTCAATGTTAGTATAAGAGAGAATGAGAGAgacaaaagaaaggaagagtCTTTAAAGAGCGAGAAGGAAAGGGAATGTCATTTTCATTGCATTTGTGTCTCCTTTAAATGCTTATAAAAACACCATGTTTTTCAGCGCCACAGCTGAGATGGTTATAGACAGGCACTCGTCCCTCTCAACGTAAACAACACACaaacttaaatatatatatatgttttgtttctctccctctctctaaaACACACACATCCTTTGAGAATCAGGAGGGGTTGCAGAATTATACAGCACAATAGAGAGGGCACAACACCTTTTGCATTTAATACAGAGGCCAATGCATGACTCCCAGTTATAAGACCTGATTTGTAGtggttaataataaataataatggcAGCAGCTGATTTTCTTTCATGGTTTAAGCCAAAACAAAAGCGAAATGCAGAGGCAAATAGATGCACCAAAAGGCTAAAGGGTTTCCATTGCTTTCCttgcttttttcttcctttagtGGGACCCCTTGCTCCTCTTTCCCAACCTTTTAATGCACCTTCCTTCCATGCTCTGTCCACTCGATAACGATCGGTGGCACTTCCGTTATTTTCAATCAGTTTTAGGGCTTCGCTTTTTTAcagctatttcttctttttattatttttactattactattaataaaactgggtgtttttttatttctatttcctttcccttttaacagtaaatttttcttcttctttctatcaattttttttggttttctttttctcctttttcttcctccATCCACGTAAAcagtatattttttggattttttcactGTTCTTGCTACTCATGGCATTGTTCATGGGAATAGagctttatttttcaatttttcttggcATTATtcacaatgaatttttttccacttttttgTCTTCATGAACAGTCTATATTCTTTGCtgttcttttgttattttgcaCTATTTTTACTATACATGTGGATGTTACAATTTTTTTCCACTATTCATGATCAGTGCAATTTTTATTTGCACTATTCACATtaacaattcattttttttttttacaaaccaAAAAGACTAGGgtgttgttcaatttttttcctttttatttcactATTGATGTGaacataaactatttttatattttccacttatagaaaattgttaatttcatcagtattttctaatgataatagctacaaaatatttttgtcaaaaatctCCAACATAATaacctataaaataatttttattggtattttttttgttgttaattactaatataattatcaataaaataaaaaaataaagaaatattatatcAGTGATTTCATTGTTAAGATAACAAGTTATTATTTGCCAACAGATTTTTTATTGgtgtaaatcaatttttttgatgGTGATATGTTAATGCTATTAACGtgaacaaactttttttttccatgatttatattattcatgatatttttcatgttactACTGCAattctctaattttttcttttattttcactatTTACATGATCAATGCAATTTAAGGTAGTGTTGTTCatatgaataatgattttttttattattcacatGAACAATCTATATCCttggtttttcttctctctctctttctttactATTCACATAATCAATACAAATTTTTTGGCAGTTTTCCCAAGAATAGtagatttgttttcctttttttttcttgcaattttctctctctctctctctctcttttttcattgttcatatcaatattctatttttctgtgttttacccttttttttcttgctctaTGAACATGAAGAATGcaagttcttctttttttttttctttttttttcaattttccattGCACTATTAATATgaacattgtattttttttttgtcattgagCTTGATTTTTTTGCAACTTAACCCTTCCAAGTTATATTAGTAAGGTTTTATATGGtgagtttttttcatgtttccaTATATGTGAATTGACGAAGAACATCGGTTGGTTTTGTAAAATAGAATTTAaggttatatttaaaaatacaattaaataaaaaaacaacaaattccaTTGTTAAGTTGATGTGTTTTATTGGGTCCCTAAAATGCAtcttctgatttttttcaaagaagtTTGGGGCACGTAACATGTCGTTCACCCTAGTtgcaaataaaaagaatcaatgACCCAGTCATGCGGACCTTCCAGGGACATCATTAGTGGCATTGTTTGtggaaaactaataaaaaagtcATTGATTTCTTTCTAAAGCTTGCTTTTGATATTTATAGGTCTTTCCATTATACACAACCAATGCTCACCTATGCTAGGACTCAGGATAAGTCTACTCGTTACCTTGGATACTCCTACCTAACAAGAGCTCCATTAACTTATTAGTCAAATGCAACTCCTTACTCAAGCTGTGTTGACAACTCGAGGGCAAAATCAAACATTGTCATTCCAACAAGTTTTAACACCCTCAACAACATATAATGCATTAGCGCCACGACCACCAACTACACTAGGAGCTCATAGATGATTACATTACCTAGAGGAGACTAAACATAATGACATTTCTATAAGTTACTCAAGGGATTACTAGCACAATTGCGAAACCCGTGCATAGAACAAATACTCTAAATATACTTCCACGCTAAATTATCTAGGCTCTCAATAGCTCAACAAACAAAGAGTTAAGAGACAATTTGTGCATGAGCATACCAAGAAGAATGTTTATATCCCCCATCAGTGGATAGTTTCTCCCTTTTCCAAACTCATATTGAACACTCGACTCCCTAAAGattatattttcatgaaaataagttTGGACAACTATAATGTCTTGGCCGACCCAAGAGAACATGTACAAAATATGCGTAATATCTTTTTAGTGTTGCCTAACAAGAGGACGAGACCACATATCTATCAAATCAGATGTTCATTGTTTTCATTCTCTACTGCATACATATTTGAGAGCATTTTTCTCtagtatattattatattttctctttctaaaaaaaatacttaacatTTAAGAGTTCTCATATCCACCAAATAAGATCTTTTACAGATACTAACTACAAGACACTTTGGTCAATCAAGCACAAAGTACAAGCTGTCATCCATCTTGATTGAGGAGAATTGATGAAATTGTTAGGATCGATTGATTAATCATTTATTCAACTCGAAAATCTTATTCCTagactaatttttttagattttatcataaaaatatcttatttaaattatgaagaggatggaataaaaatttaacaataaaagtAAAGTCACGTTACATCGTGAATATCCATAGAACCTCTCATTGAAAAttctaaacaataaaataatgacAACTTTTCAAGACAGCCTTCCTCTTctaaaacgaaaaaaaagacTGGCCTTAAGTACTGTTTTGcctgctctctttttttttcccgtgcTCATCCATCAGTTTCCTTTCCCGTTGTGCCTCGCCTTAAGTGCTGTTTGGTGTTTGCGGCAAAAGTCTTCAAGGATACGTACTGAAACATTATAATTTtccaaatattttgtttttatacggTTTGTAACTTTAAAAATTCTTCTAATTAAATCTGAGCCATTCACTTAAGGTAACATAACTATCATGCTCTATGAAATTTGAGATGACTCTATATGAGATTTAAACAATTATATTACAAAAATCCTTAAAACAAATACGGAGATCCATtacatcaattaattaaatagttttgatccaagttaataaaatttagttcatgtaataattttttGCTCACACTCTTTTGTTTTTAGTCCATCTGGGTAAGACGATCACTCCATCCGAAGTGGTTGTTCGATTTAACAATTCGTTCTACTGTTTGCTTTCTATCTCTCTAAATTTATGCAAGCACTAGCAGAAGCATGTAAACAAATAAGCAGAAACCTTGTTGCCAAAGAAGTCGAGGGtatgtttattttgtgttttaaaagtatttttaaaaaaattaattttttttattttaaattaattttttttattgtttttagataattttgatgtgctgatatacaaataattttttaaaaataaaaagatattttaatatattttcaaacaaaaacactttaaaaaataacggtTATCTCATACACCTACCAAACACCTATATGAAAAAGCAGGCTAACATGGTTAATCAAGCGTTTCCCTAAGCTTACATGGTGGATTGCAAAAGGTAACTGCAAGAATGTGTAAGCCAACACTTGAGGGTTTAGTTCAGTGGTCAACAGGAAAGACTTGCCTTGCCCCTTGGTTTCGAGTTCGACCCTTCATGTGCATTCTTGTTACCCACGTGATGTCTTGCTTATCTACTGGGCTTGCAAGATGTTCAGTAGACCCGGGTAATAGTTGTGGTGCACGCAAGTTAGCCCGGACACCccgcttataaaaaaaaaatatatatatatatatatatatatatatatatatatatatatatatatatatatatatatatatatatatatatatatatatatatatatgtgagcCAATCCAATCACATTTACAGAGAGCTACAGAGGTAATATCCATACGATCAAATATTTAAAACCCAATTGCAAGAGAAGTTATTAGAGGATATACAGAGGTAATTCTCCACTACCGGTAGACATAGATATGCTTGAAGCGAGCGAAGAGTGACTTCCCGAGATGCCAGGTTTTTAAATGTAGCAGTGTCCGTTGCGAGAACAATGAGAGATGTTAGAAGCAAAATCAACGTAAACACTCTCATCACTAGGGCTGTTGTTGGCAAGGCATTGGAAGGCTGGGCTAGTTAACACACTGTTTGAAAAATCTCACTTCCATAACGTGTGATTTATCTATATGTATTCAACAATAAGTTCAAGAACGTAAATCTCGCTTCTCCTATTAATTCAATTCTTTGATAATCTATTCTCCcgtatatatataacacaagtACCAAGTTAATCTTTAAGTTGTTGTCAGAGAAATTACGTTGAAATGAAGTTCTTATAGTGGCTGGCTTTCAAGCAAGTCCGGATTCGTTTCCCTCATTTCTCTTGTTGGAAGAGTGCAGTTCCACGAGTATAGGGTGGGAATGCCATATTTTTGGCCATTGATCTTGAGAACTGGGAACGAGGAAGTTAAACAGATGGATGCAAAAAGGATTATGAAGCTTGATTTGCAGATCCCAGGATATCAGGCTCTCTACAAAGTATTGCATTTCATGAGGaagaaaccatatttttttatcataatttctgTTAGGCActaatcaacaaatcaaaattaaaacatttgcaAATCAGATACAAGAAAATTCTTAAAACCTTAGCATAAGATATTGAGAACCTTAACTTCTTACACTATACGATCCACAAACAATACGTTTTGTTCAACCACTATTGCTGCTTCCACTGGCTGATCCAGGCATCAGCTCTCTCAACATGGCCACCACTTGCAACATGCTAGCCCTCTTGGAAGGGAAATCATCAACACACTGCAATGATATTTCCAAATACCTTGTCATTTCTTTAACTTCTTCTGCCTCAGCTTCATCAGTTCCTTTAGTCACAGATAGCAATTCTGGGTCTATCACTTCCATTTGTTTCCCTTCTCTTACCTTCATTTTCACCCAACCCACCAAGTTAGTGTCTCCAAAATCATCTTTATCGGTGGGACGTTTACCTGTTAGGAGTTCCAGTAGAACAACACCAAAAGAATAGACATCTCCTTTTGCAGTGCACCGAAAGCTTTGGTAGTACTCCGGCGGCACATACCCCGGCGTTCCTGCGAGTGTGCTTACACTAAGATGAGTGTCAAGTGCACTTATAAGCCTTGCCATTCCAAAATCTGAAACTCTAGCTTCCATTTCGTGGTCCAATAGTACATTGCTTGACTTCATGTCTCGGTGAATAATGTGTGGGATGCAATTGTGATGTAGGAAACAAAGTCCCTTGGCTGCACCCCTCGCAATCTTCTTCCTTTCATCCCAAGTTAGAATCCGTCTGTCTCGTGCTCTTCCTCTTCCGTGAAGCATTTCATCGAGACTTCCAAACTCCATGAATTCATACACAAGTAGTCTCTCCTCACCAATTTTGCAATATCCCAGAAGAGGGACAAGGTTCCTATGCTTTATCTTCCCTAGAGTTTCCATTTCGGCCATGAACTCTCGATCACCTTGGCAGCTTAATCTTATCAGCTTCTTGATTGCAACACTAGAACCATCCTTCAATGTGGCCTTAAACACTTCTCCAAACCCACCACACCCGATAAGGCTTGCTGCAGAGAAGCCGTTGGTGGCCTCAATGAGCTGGGAAAACTTTAGCTTCCTCAGATGCCTCTGAAATGTGGCTACATTGATGCTTAACGGTTCTTTCTCTTTGTCAATCTTCCATGTTGTGGCAGCATAGGATGCTTGCAAACTCTTAAGCATCTTGACTTCCTCTGCTTCCTTATGCCTCACACGCACTGCTATTGCCCACACAATCAAAATGCACAAGGAAGCAATGGAAATAAGGATCCCTAAGACAATGCTATTAGCCCAAGATGCAGCTGCAGTCTTTCTACCTCCTCTGCCACCATCTGGGGTTGGATTAGATGCTGTATGACTATTTCCGCTCCCACATGGGGTCAATGGAACCCCACAAAGTCCTGGATTGTTTGCGTACTGGGTTGCTGGAAGTGTACTGAGCTGCCCCCTCTGTGGGATTTCCCCTGTTAATTCATTACTTGACAGATCAATTTGCACCAGGAAAGATAGATTTGAGAATGAGTCTGGGATTTGACCCTGCAATCTATTATGTGATGCATCGAACACACCCAAATTCTTGAGCTGGCCAAGTGATGCTGGAATCTCTCCAGATAGCTGGTTATGAGATAATTCAAGAACTTGGAGGGCCATCATATCCCCAATTTCGTCTGGAATTTTCCCTCGGAGCTCATTGTAAGACAGATCCAGATACTCcagtgtttggtattgtgtaAAACGGCTCAAGACTGCTCCGGAATACATTATTGTGAAATCACAAGTCTTAAAGGTTGGGACCTGCAAAAGTCTTTCGGCTTTGATACCAGCAAATTCCAGCAAACCTCCAACTCCTTTGCATGAATTTCCCACGTTCCGAACAAACACCAAAGTGTTTCCGGACAAAATTCCACTCAATGCTTTTGCCCCCAGCTGCCGGCCAAGTCGAGGTGGGATTTCACCAGTGAGCTTGTTGCTGTTCAAGTCTAGCCAAACCAAGCTGCTGCAATTTCCTAGCTCTGTCGGTATCTCTCCACTCAAACTATTGTTCGCAAGCTGCAAGACTG
This window contains:
- the LOC133697718 gene encoding serine/threonine-protein kinase BRI1-like 2 → MESNPVQLFHHLALALLLFMFSVSVSVTEQGLVPSIRTDAAALLSFKKMIQNDPQGVLSGWQINRSPCVWYGVSCTLGRVTHLDLTGCSLAGIISFDPLSSLDMLSALNLSFNLFTVSSTSLLHLPYALQQLQLCNTGLEGPVPENFFSKNPNLVYANLSHNNLSELLPDDLLLNSDKVQTLDLSYNNFTGSFSGLKIENSCNSLSQLDLSGNHLMDSIPPTLSNCTNLKNLNLSFNMLTGEIPRSFGKLSSLQRLDLSHNHITGWIPSELGNACNSLLELKISYNNISGPVPVSFSPCSLLQTLDLSNNNISGPFPDSILQNLASLERLLLSYNLISGSFPASISYCKSLKIVDLSSNRFSGTIPPDICPGTASLEELRLPDNLIIGEIPAQLSQCSKLKTLDFSINFLNGSIPAELGKLENLEQLIAWYNSLEGKIPPELGKCRNLKDLILNNNNLSGIIPVELFRCTNLEWISLTSNQFTGEIPREFGLLSRLAVLQLANNSLSGEIPTELGNCSSLVWLDLNSNKLTGEIPPRLGRQLGAKALSGILSGNTLVFVRNVGNSCKGVGGLLEFAGIKAERLLQVPTFKTCDFTIMYSGAVLSRFTQYQTLEYLDLSYNELRGKIPDEIGDMMALQVLELSHNQLSGEIPASLGQLKNLGVFDASHNRLQGQIPDSFSNLSFLVQIDLSSNELTGEIPQRGQLSTLPATQYANNPGLCGVPLTPCGSGNSHTASNPTPDGGRGGRKTAAASWANSIVLGILISIASLCILIVWAIAVRVRHKEAEEVKMLKSLQASYAATTWKIDKEKEPLSINVATFQRHLRKLKFSQLIEATNGFSAASLIGCGGFGEVFKATLKDGSSVAIKKLIRLSCQGDREFMAEMETLGKIKHRNLVPLLGYCKIGEERLLVYEFMEFGSLDEMLHGRGRARDRRILTWDERKKIARGAAKGLCFLHHNCIPHIIHRDMKSSNVLLDHEMEARVSDFGMARLISALDTHLSVSTLAGTPGYVPPEYYQSFRCTAKGDVYSFGVVLLELLTGKRPTDKDDFGDTNLVGWVKMKVREGKQMEVIDPELLSVTKGTDEAEAEEVKEMTRYLEISLQCVDDFPSKRASMLQVVAMLRELMPGSASGSSNSG
- the LOC133696293 gene encoding zinc finger protein SHOOT GRAVITROPISM 5-like isoform X1 yields the protein MLDSITTSTAPSPSSDPFTSSLDNGLTNKRKRKPAGTPDPDAEVVSLAPRTLLESDRYVCEICNQGFQRDQNLQMHRRRHKVPWKLLKRETQEVKKRVYVCPEPSCLHHDPCHALGDLVGIKKHFRRKHSNHKQWVCEKCSKGYAVQSDYKAHLKTCGTRGHSCDCGRVFSRVESFIEHQDACTVRRAQPELQALQPAPCSSRTASSTSPSSDANFSIVPLPGIPMSKATEPVYLYSDRNDASTSQQEHNLELQLLPSSSTHFPQNPDEGYATNLKLSIGSSDSLKKNEQFKAIMDPSGPKRTYESTLEAAKLEEFANEQLRLAITEKAYAEEARQHAKRQIEMAELEFANAKRIRQQAQAELEKAQVLREQATKKISSTIMQVTCQACKLQFKLSTAAASADETSLAMSYMSSATTEGDGE
- the LOC133696293 gene encoding zinc finger protein SHOOT GRAVITROPISM 5-like isoform X2; this encodes MGSPIKEKENLQAHQVGALQGQKNKNNPHIETLYPLYPDAEVVSLAPRTLLESDRYVCEICNQGFQRDQNLQMHRRRHKVPWKLLKRETQEVKKRVYVCPEPSCLHHDPCHALGDLVGIKKHFRRKHSNHKQWVCEKCSKGYAVQSDYKAHLKTCGTRGHSCDCGRVFSRVESFIEHQDACTVRRAQPELQALQPAPCSSRTASSTSPSSDANFSIVPLPGIPMSKATEPVYLYSDRNDASTSQQEHNLELQLLPSSSTHFPQNPDEGYATNLKLSIGSSDSLKKNEQFKAIMDPSGPKRTYESTLEAAKLEEFANEQLRLAITEKAYAEEARQHAKRQIEMAELEFANAKRIRQQAQAELEKAQVLREQATKKISSTIMQVTCQACKLQFKLSTAAASADETSLAMSYMSSATTEGDGE